One genomic window of Peromyscus maniculatus bairdii isolate BWxNUB_F1_BW_parent chromosome 2, HU_Pman_BW_mat_3.1, whole genome shotgun sequence includes the following:
- the LOC107401732 gene encoding uncharacterized protein LOC107401732 yields MEKLQPLTGDGSPREMLSAKVFDAAISALGDTLNLSAADEAVTWALRVRGRRGREAARSEPVGPADAGASARRCGGARGRGGAGWAAAAGAPGRLRLALRWLALARTGARTRPGAPPALTCISLTSHLMAAAARPRPAGRTGGGRQDAEATGDPSLGGQAQPRPRAGRGEHLPATGRRAASGQEAFNKMQLSVSISYIFLLLYGLLSYLKLLTTSDKHWHLPETVFPGLIYTHCYNYPLVPSGNTWDTAAS; encoded by the exons ATGGAAAAGCTGCAGCCTCTGACAGGCGATGGTAGTCCAAGAGAAATGCTATCTGCAAAAGTTTTTGATGCAGCGATTTCAGCCTTAGGAGACACCTTAAACCTCTCAGCGGCTGATGAGGCTGTCACA TGGGCTCTGCGTGTGCGAGGGCGGCGCGGGAGGGAGGCAGCGCGCTCGGAGCCCGTGGGTCCCGCAGACGCCGGGGCGAGTGCCCGCAGGTGCGGCGGTGCgcgcgggcggggcggggcgggctggGCGGCTGCGGCGGGAGCGCCCGGGAGGCTGAGGCTCGCACTCCGCTGGCTCGCGCTCGCGCGCACAGGCGCTCGCACCCGGCCCGGCGCGCCGCCCGCGCTCACCTGCATTTCCTTAACGAGCCACTTGATGGCTGCGGCGGCGCGGCCGCGGCCCGCAGGAAGGACCGGCGGGGGGCGGCAGGATGCTGAGGCGACGGGAGACCCGAGCCTGGGTGGCCAGGCTCAACCTCGACCCCGGGCTGGGCGCGGAGAGCACCTGCCGGCTACCGGGCGCCGGGCAGCGTCTGGCCAG GAAGCTTTTAACAAGATGCAGCTGAGCGTGTCGATATCTTACATCTTTTTACTGCTCTATGGGCTGCTCAGCTACTTGAAGCTCCTCACGACTTCAGACAAGCACTGGCACCTTCCAGAGACAGTGTTCCCAGGCTTGATTTACACTCACTGTTACAACTATCCTTTGGTGCCCTCTGGAAACACATGGGACACTGCAG cATCATGA